One Cryptococcus neoformans var. grubii H99 chromosome 3, complete sequence genomic region harbors:
- a CDS encoding Bud32 protein kinase: MAASTPLLSRGTLIKQGAEAKVYALPSLFPEPTTYYPGSSDSSSAASPTSVILKHRFTKTYRHPTLDASLTSQRLTFEARALARAAKAGVTVPKVVWVDEKAGVIGMERIEGWSVREILGGGAEGEVEVIEEQEIEEEASNKVGVTPVREEPEEPENEGLKALKKLGVTQEHLMRSIGAALARLHKTMIIHGDLTTSNMMVRLTPGGSGPYEIVLIDFGLSSQAQFPENYAVDLYVLERAFASTHPRSEKLYAGVLKTYAEGLGEKKWKPIQIKLKDVRRRGRKRDMTG, translated from the exons ATGGCGGCCAGCACACCTCTACTTAGCCGGGGAACGCTAATCAAGCAAGGCGCAGAAGCT AAAGTCTATGCTCTGCCATCTCTATTTCCGGAACCAACAACATACTACCCTGGTTCTTCCGATTCCTCCTCAGCTGCCTCTCCTACATCAGTCATCTTGAAACACCGCTTCACCAAGACTTATCGACACCCTACACTTGATGCCTCTCTTACTTCTCAGCGCCTTACTTTTGAGGCAAGGGCCCTTGCTCGGGCGGCTAAAGCTGGAGTCACTGTACCGAAAGTTGTTTGGGTAGATGAAAAGGCTGGGGTTATTGGTATGGAAAGGATAGAAGGCTGGAGTGTCAGGGAAATccttggaggaggagctgaGGGTGAGGTAGAAGTGATAGAGGAACAAGagatcgaagaagaggcttCAAATAAAGTTGGAGTTACACCAGTCCGTGAGGAACCAGAAGAACCAGAGAACGAGGGTCTGAAAGCGTTAAAGAAACTGGGTGTGACCCAAG AACATCTCATGAGATCCATTGGCGCCGCTCTCGCTCGATTGCATAAGACCATGATCATTCATGGCGACCTGACGACTTCCAATATGATGGTACGTTTGACACCTGGAGGATCAGGTCCATATGAGATT GTTTTGATAGATTTTGGCCTGTCATCCCAAGCGCAGTTCCCCGAAAACTACGCCGTGGATCTCTACGTCTTGGAGAGGGCTTTTGCTTCTACGCATCCAAGATCCGAGAAACTTTACGCTGGC GTCCTCAAAACTTACGCAGAAGGGCTcggagaaaagaaatggaagcCTATTCAGATCAAATTGAAAGATG tgaggagaagaggaaggaagagagacaTGACCGGCTAA